The DNA sequence AGACACCATCATGGCACTGTGGAACACCTCCCCAGCCTCGTGGAAGAGACCGGTACGTGTTTGCACTCTGGAAATCAGGAACTCCACAGCGTCGCAGACGCCGGTTCTCTTCACCGCCACCAGCTTGTCGGCCATGGCGAGCACCTTGACCACAAAAGCTGTCAGCcttgaggaggggagagaagagggaatCCTTTCAGACCTTTCCACCAGTAACAAATGCATCCTTAGCGAAAAGGTGGGTAACACCCGTGCTTGAGGGCCTCACCAGGTGCTACTTTGTTGATCGGGATAAGCAGCAAAAGAACCATCAGTCTTACGGTACGTCAGTTGGTTCAGGTGACCTACATGAGCAGACAGGTGGCTTTTACCAACATGCCGCCGTCATTCCTGCACATTTAACGCCAATGAAACCCACCGGTGCGGATGTGTTGGAGGGCTTCGTTACGTCGATCAATGTTCACGGCTTCCCACTGGTTGGTTTGGTCTAAATACCATGTTGCAGCTACTGTCAGGGACAAGTGGATCATATTCTCCTCCCCGTCGCCTCCCGGCTGATAGATTAAGTTGCCCACTGATTCACCGTTAATGTCATTCTCCAGCTTGTCTGCTTGGTCTCTGCCTGGAAACGTTTTCCTTGCGTGAAGCCACAGGTCTCGCCAGAAAACGAGGTTGCGTTCAAACATATACATTTACCCGTCACGTAGATTTGGGTGCTCGTGGGTGTGTTTGGAACAAAGTCCCTTGGAGAAATTCTACTGTTGATGATTTCGACCTGCTTACCATCTTgggaaaaagagggggaaaaacctTGTACCTTGTAACAGAACCATCGAAAGCATATATGCTGTATATTTAAGACGTACCTTCTCCTATTTTTTCTGGATTAATAACGACTGTCTTTGGAACTTTAACCATGATGCCATCGGgctgaaaaggaaagaaagctgGGCCATCATCCAGGGCTTGGTGAATTCCTGGAGATGTGAATGACAACGCTCTCTCACCACGACGCGCAGCGTCTTCTTGATGCCGTCACTGAGCATGGAGTCTTTCACGGCCGCTTTGACCTCGATGGGGTACTGCCCTTCCTTCATGGGAATAACAATGAACGGCACGGAAAGTGACGTTTTCCGTCCGACGTGAACCGCCTGGCGATGCTTCCCCCGTTTGAAAGCCGCGCTGCACAGATCTTGTTGCTCGAAAAGATCAACAACCACCTTGGGAAGGCGGCGAAAACGTTAGGTCTGTCTCTTCTCGTCACCTCTTTAACTGCAGCAACTCACAGTAGCGGGATTAGGGCTGTAGTTGTAGATGAGCACTTTGATTTGCAGCTGTTCTCCACGAACAGCAAAGTAGGGTAGTTTCACATCAAGAAAAAAGTCCTTCCGGACAATGACCTCCAATGGTTCGGCTATACAGATACCTGAAGACAAGAACGGAGCATTAGCTAAGGACAGAactgggcaaatccagtcctcgatggccagattcaagccagactttctgtcctacaggtagacaacgctttcacctggggttccatttacttTGGTGAAAGCAGTTTCTGCCTGGTAAGACACAAAACCCGAATCCaaccctcaaggactggatttgccctcCCCTGATGGCCAAGtacaatccatgaaggctggattccagccaggttttgcatcctaccaggaaGAAACCACTTTCGCCAAATGAGGCGGAAACCCAGGTAAAAGTGTTGTGTGCCtgtaggatagaaaacccggtGCGGATctggccctcaaggactggactTGCCCACCTCTGGCTATGGAGCTAAACAAGATTTGGGCTAGAGGGCAGCTTGTAACCACTGAATCCTCACCGAGACTCCTCGACAGGCTTATCCCGATGAACTGCCAGGTCGTAATGGAGTCCTGCAGTGGGATATGTTTTTGCATCGATGTGCTGGGACTGAAAAGAGGACAACAGATTTTCCACATCACGTAGGCAATTGATCctcaaagtgtttttttttttttaaattcccattATTGTGTCTTTCTGTTTCTTCACCAGGCGGGTTGAGTCTCGGGACAAGGAGGCAATTTGACGTCCATCCAAAGCCAACTGGCTGGAAACTGAGTGCGTGAAACGATTTCATCGCTGTCCATGTAGCTGTCGTCCTCCTCACCTGAAGTGCCGTTACAAACATTACAAGAATTCAAATGATATTTGATGTATTCCAGCCAGAGAGTTGGGCTGGACCATAGATCCCCTACCCCTCTTACTGAGAGCAACTTGGAGGTCGTCCTCCTTCTTGGTTTCCATCTCTTTGCAACAGCGCAGGAAGGCCTCGACGCAAGCGACCTCATCCCCGATGTACTCGCTGCGCCTCTCACAGCTGTAGGACAGCGGCGAGTCCCTGATGCCATCCAAGCAGCAGTCGCGCTGCAGCTGGTCTTCATACTGGTTGGCTGGAATTAAACAGACGTATGCATCATTGTACGTCTATAAGTCACCTTCCTGAACGCACCACTGGGATAATGGGAGTTGGGAAGTAACAGTTTGATTCAAGATCTtacgtcacttcctgtggaaAGACATCTGTTAATTAGATGGCTGAATGATTTGGGGCTCTTACCCAGGCTTGTGGTCATTGCTCTCAGGGTCgtgtctctctttttcctgctgGGAGCTGGACAGCTGTATTCTGCAAACACAACGCAGCCGATGGTTGTTGCATCttaccctcctccctcccttcggTGTTGCTTTTTCCTAACATGCTTTTGCCGCATCGAACTATTTCCTGGCCTGTTTTATGACGTCGGCTAACTTAACTTTGTTGTAGGGTTTGAAACCCACCTTGTCTGTGGGGAGTCGCAGAAGCTGTGttggaaacaaacagcagccCAGCGTCAGAGAAGACACTGATCCCGTTCTTCCCTCCGCCTGGTGTGCAGCCTGTGTCATACGACTCTACCGTGTCCCACACCTGAACACAGCGAAAGTCAGCGTTTCGCTGTTTGAGCACGAGGGAAACAACCCTAAAACGTGAACAGAGACTGTTCCATATCCTGCAAGAACCGGAGCATGGAGTGGTTCTGGCTTCAGAGGCCAGAACAAAATGATGTCATGTGGTCGTCTAATGTCAGAGAACTACCGTGTGATTGGTCAAACATATGGAGTGGGTGTGGTTATTTGTGACACAATAGCtgaggagatgatgatgatgataaaaacaagcatttaaTACTAATCTTGCCTTTTGCTGATTGAGTAGGTGCTTGTTGTTCAGAACAAACACGCCTTTGTCAACAGCCACCAGTCCCACTGTGGCTCCAGGGTCTCCGGTGACCTTCAGACCAAACATCTTGCGAGGCTCGTAGGAAGAAGAGGGCGTGGTTGTTTCCAGCTTCAACTAAAGGAAGAGGCATATTTTGAATTTGACAATCGCAGAACTTCTCTAcactgtagtagtagtagtagtagtagtagtagtagtagtagtagtagcagtagtagtagtagtagtagtagtagtagtagcagtagtagtagtagttgtagtagcagtagcagtagtagtagtagtagcagtagtagtagcagtagtagtagtagtagtagtagtagtagtagtagcagcagtagtagtagcagtagtagtagtagtagtagtagtagcagtagtagtagtagtagtagtagtagtagtagtagtagtagtagtagtagtagcagtagtagtagtagtagtagtagtagcagtagcagtagtagtagcagtagtagtagtagtagtagtagtagtagcagcagtagtagtagcagtgcTTTGTCCTGTGTCTTACCGAGCCCAGGCAGGAGTCCTGAACATCCACCCAAACAGAGTCCGACACCACTTCGTTGTCACTTGGGTGGTAATAGGCTATGAGGCGGAACGATGGCATCATGTTGCTGGTAACAGGGACTGTCATGGATATCAGTGTTTGCCCTTGTGTCCTGTAGAAGCCATGTTTCACCAGTTGACCTCTGCTCAGGATCTGAAAGTATTTCACAAAGGATGAAGGATCAGGAAAGGATCAAAAAGGAATAATGTTTGGAGACCCTCTACAGGCCTTCAAATTGGGCAAACAAACATCATTTGACACTTTTTACAACTTCATAAATCACCTCTATACatagttttgttttatgttgtagTTGATGTAAtgagaagacacacacacaccaacacactcaCAAATTACCAAGTATGTAATGTCCTTGTCTGTATTGTCTTGCATAATGAAGCTGAAGATGACCTTCAGATTCTCTCCCACTGACACCTGAGCCCTGTCCACACCTGCAACGACAACACCGTAAGCACCAAAATCAGGTGTGAAACGGACCTGTCCATCTTTACTTCCACGCagtacagacagaagcagaagcctACCGATGTGAAGGTAACTGTTGCTGGTGGTAGTGTAAGAGGTAGCCGTCATATTCGTGGATGCTTGTCTTTCAGGGGAAATGGCTCGAACATCTGTCCGCGCCTacaattaaaaacacagctgggcaatgaaacaaacaaaaagtgaGGATTAAATCCTACCATTACAGTGATTTTGCGTTTATAATTCTTTAACCAGTAGAGGGCGCTCCTGCTGTCCCTACCATTATTTTTCCTCCACCAAATCATGAAGTAAATTTCTCTTCTTAAAGATGAGAGTCAGACCGACAGACATATAAATGAATCATCTCTTACTGTGACTGTAATTATCTGACTTCCTTGGTCCGTATTGATGGAAAGCCTCGCCAGGCCATTGGCAGACGTTCGGCCCTTCACCTCACCAGGATCCACCACCACGTTGACTCCCTGTGCCGGGCTGCCGTCAGAGTTAGCAACTTCAACCTGCAAGTGAATAGCTCATTAAAATAAGATACTGTTTCAACAGGAAATGATCCAAATAAGTTAATTCTGTTACAGGTGATTGTGTTGTATTGCTGGTTTTTCCCTGTTCCCCCCATCCTCCCATTTTGGGTGTGGCTGCCTCAGTCTCAATTTTGACAGTAAAACACCGTAAAAACCTTTTATTGCCTACCGTCTCTGCCCTCTGGGAGCCAAAACTGAACCGAAACCCAACACAATCAACGCAGTCTTTCAGAAAAGGAGTGTGAAATGAGCGGCTTGTGTAATGTGTTTACCATGACGTCGAAGGACATTCCTGGTTTGAAATATTTCGGTGTTCTTTTGAAACTGAGAGTGTAGGGTGACGTTACAATCTTGATGCCTCTAAACTCTGCCCCCACCATTTCACTGCCTGCAGATGCACACAAACCAATACACACTTTTCAATTctactttcatttcatttttgggggTTCACATGTGCAGATCTTCATGTTTCATTGAGGCCTTTATGGAGCCTGTAGGTTAATCCTGCGCGTTTATGAGCTGAGGCCTTTCTTATCTATAAGTTGAGCACTTACCACTCTCTGTTAACACTCCAACAGCTACGAACATGGAGCTTCCCACCAGATCTTGTATGTTTTGGAAGTAGTGAGAAAGGTGCTCTTTCTTCAGTTGTACCTGACCTTCACCACCTGTGATCTAAAGTGACGTGAAAATGTAGAATTTTGAGGACAAACGAAAAAATTATCCACATCTAGAATGTGCTCCTCTGGCAGTAGAACGCCCAAGGAGTTCTGGGGGtggatgggaaatgtagtcctAGCGTGTCCTCCTGGGTATACCTGGAGGTCTACTGGGTGACATTAAAGGGAACATTTAGTTACCTCCACTCGTTGAAGAGAGCTGGGGATGCTGTGTTTTCTACCCCTGTGGATAACCCCAAATACCCCATAGGCAGTACCATCAACTTCTTCACCAAAAAGGTATCTACAACCACAAAAATGCTTGAATATCACAATGTTCAAAATGCGACCACAACAAACTCCCACCATCACCCAGTCGGTCAAACGTACGTAGCTTTGATTTCAACTGTCAGCTCTTGGCTGTCGGTGTAGAAGAAAGGGCTCTCGAGGATCAGCTTGACTTCAAAACTGGGCAGCACTAAGGGGACGTCAGAAAGTTCATTTTGATTCTGTCCCAACGTGAACACCTGGCAGAACATTTGGAGTTTCTCCCCGGCTCACCGTGTTCTTTCACCTCAAACTCGGACGAGTAGCTCATCTGAGGTTTGCTGCTGAACCTGGCCTCCACCCTCCACAGACcaatgctgacacacacacacacacacacacagacgcacacacacacacacacacacagacgcacacacacacacacaaacgcagaaagagagagagtagCTCTGACTTACcatttagaaaagaaaagaccTTGATAGGATTTGACGCACCAGCAGTATTTCATATAAAGTCGACACAACATTGACCACCATACCTGACAATTTCAGCAAGTTTGTAGCTTCCAGAGTACATCCCAGACTGCAGAAAGACTGTGTTGCTCTCCAGAATGATCCCTTCTGGGCTCTGCGAATAGACAGTTCGAGTGTTTAAACTGTGTGAACTGACTGCATTTAAAATCCATCTAAAAAGACGTTGGTAAGTGTGCatctaaaaatgaaaatacagTACCACAATCTGGACGGTAATGGACGTATCTGTTTGATTGTCTCTTTCCACGGGCTCCATGTGCGGTGTCACAGCAAACATCCTGTAAtgaactgaaaaagaaaaccgAGACGTTTCCTGCCGGACGCGTGGATCTGTTTAGAGCGTCGATGTGGAAGAATCTCACGTTTACTGTTGGGTGTGTAGAGGGTTTTGTCAGTCTGGATGTAGATGTAGCCAGACTGAAAGGACACCAAGGCCACTTTCTCCAGTTGGATGTCTGGGAAGCGAGCTTGCAGGAAGACGTACTGCTTCAAGTTGGGCTCCAGACTAAAGTCCGTTGGGGAGATCTGAAAACAAATGCTAATTAGGTCGGAAAAGATTCACCAAAGGAAACCCTGGCCCTTCTTCTTTTACCCTGATCACTCCGAAGGACTGGAAATGATCCACCTGCCGAAGTGTCACAAATCTGGATGCCAGCCTTCGGGATTTGGTCGGATAACTGAGAACGAGGATTTCGACCTGGATGTCGTCCTCTCCTGTGCAGTCCTGACACTCCACAAAGACATTTACCGGGGTTCCCACTTGCAGGATGTTGGGGGCAGACATCACCTTCCTGTGCGGAAATACTTTCATATGTTGATTTGGTTGCCTTTACAAACAATAGGTGATTTATTGATGGTCTTGGACAGGATCCAGTTCTGATCAAATAAACATTCCTTCATATTTCCCGTCAGGTTGCATCACCTGGTGAAATTTGTTGGTTCAGCCAAAGTTACTGGAAACAACTTGAATCGGGGCGAAATGCTGGAGTATTTCAACAACCCGTCCGTCTCTATTCATGATGATTTAAATCCACCCAAACAATCAATGCCTATTTTCACATGCAGACATTAGGAGCAAATCCAGGTTTACTTACAGCGAGGATCCTCCGGCCAGACCGATCAAAGTGGAAGAGCTACAAAAGGCAAACAGCCAGACCAGAGGCCTGCACACATCCAGGCCTGATCTCATTTTGACAGTTTGGACACCTCTCCTCAACTGAACTCCGGACGCTGCTCTGCAGTAGCTCAAGTGGCGTGAGGCTAccaagtgggcggagcttcgcTTGCTATCTCCAACAAAAAGCCTTCATCGTTCACCACAGGACCAGCTTAGTTGACGTGCGTGGAGGCAACGAACCATTCTCGCACATTTAAAATTTGCTGTTCTTTTTATTCATCATATTTTTTCTTGAGCAATGTTGACGTAATAGTACTGTTGGCTAGAAGGTTCCTGGTTGGTCGGCCCTGGGGGGACCAGGCGCTTCTGTGTGGGGTTTTCGTGAGGTCCTCGTGTCTGCCTGGTTCTCATCTTTCTCAGAAGAAAGATGTATTGATGTAGATAATATTGACCTCAACGATgatatttaataaaagtgaaTGAATTTATCAGCATCACAACAAATACCGAGATGGTAACGTTTGTTTTTAAGGTGAGACAAAGCCATTGAATATATTTCTAATAATTTTTGCTGGATTTTCCTCTGGTTTGACATGAATGAGAGGTGTTTTGTTGCTATACATTTGAGGATTGTCTCCTGGTAAATATTGGTTTCTAATGATATTAGGGATTTTAGATCATAGAGAgctatatttgtttattttcatcagTCACTCACAGCCTGATTCACACAATATTTAAGAATTTTTGCAGTGGATGACTGTAATTTGTGGATCGACCACAAAAAGACAAATCGTTGGTTCAGCAGAGCAAAACAACAGTTCTGGGCCTATTTCAATGAAGGGATTGATGGTCTggaaaatataaacaaatcaATGTGTATTTATTGACACATAGCCACCAAATTTAcacattaaatgtaaatatttcaaaGCAGATAAAGGTCTATCACACGATCAATTCTGTGTGACACCGCTGGTCTCGTTCATATTTTCAGACCATTTGAGGAATAAAAAATATATCTGAGGGCAACAGGTTTCATTTAAGGTCAAACTGTCCTCAGGACACCTCCATGGTAATGAAGGCGTTAAACTAAATACCTCTCACTCCCCGAGatcaagtttttatttttatctgggTCTAATTAACACTAATTAACACTAACCCCTAATTTTTTGTGAACTATATAAATGTGAGATTGAACACTTTGGGTTTTTATGATAGAATTTTGTTTTGAgaagagtgggaaaaaaagtggaCACTTTGAAATTTAGAGTCAATTTATTTGCCCTTTCATGCCACACATCCAAAAAGGAGTTGTTGACTGACCAGGTCATCTAAGCCCAAGCAGGTGGGTCTGTGTTGGTCGGACCGGCACTCGGCGTCGGTGGGCCAGTATTCCAGCCAGGTTTGCTCTCCGATTATGTACTGATACCTGAAGAGACGAGTTCTTTGAGTCTTAATGGGctcaaatgtttaaaaaatagcACTTGTATGTTCATATTTATCAGCATAATGACCGTTGTAGAAAATAGGAAGGATAACTGTAATATGGGCAGGAGGATCACCATAACGGTGAGAGATCCCACACACCCAAAGAAACGTACGATTGCTGTGCGTCATCTCTGTAAATTTGTTTGGACTCTCCCATGATGAGGTAGCTTTTCCCTGTCACCAAGTTCAAATATTCTCTGCAGTGCGCAAAACTGAGGAAACTGCGCAATTTTCCCGAAGGATTCACATCGTAACTAcctggaaacaaaacaggaaatgggttTACAGGTACATCTCATAAAAAAGCGTGAAGGTGATGTGCCCACACTAGTTATAACATAACAGTTATAACAGTTATAACACAAATACACGTGTTGTTCCCGTAATCAGTGATTTGTGAGGACTCCACATACATTTGCACCATATGTCAGTCAGGACGCGTGCGTACATGTCACCAGAACTCCtcttaaaaagaacaaaaacaccaacCTTCCCTGATGACCTCAAGAATGGTCATGGTGTACACGTCCCTGAACAAATCTCTGCTGATTTCGTCCACTCTCACTTTGTACACTGTGGGACAGGTTGCAGATGGTCAGCTGACCTGCTGCATCGCTTTCTGTCAAACATGCATTCTGGCTCACCGAAATCTGTTCTCGTCCTGCGAGACACCTCGCAGGACCTTTCTAAGCGCTGCTCGTTGTTGACGGTGTCCCTCTTCAGAATACCGCAGCCCTCTGCACGGGTGCAACATTACACTGTAACATTTCCAGATTCAGTTCTGTTTTCACAAAGCAGCTCTTTAAAGTCTGCGAGTGCGATTCCACATTTGGATGTTGAAGTTATGGCCACGCAGAAGCTACAGCGGCCCTCCTGTTTACCTTCAGCACACTTGCATTTGTTACCCGTGCATAAACGCATCAGCTGTCCCGCTACTCTCGCTGGATGGTAAAACTTCACACAGGCGGTTTCTGGAAAAGGAGAGTGTCAAAGACTCATTTTCTGCGCCTATTTATGttttatatatgtatttatataaaagTGACAATAGCTCACGGTCTTTGTGTTCATAGACAGACACAGCAGCTGGTTGTAAAACGGCAAGTCTGAGAACCTCACGGATCCTAAAAGAGATTTCTACCGGTTGTGTGTGGGAAACCTGTGGAGGGATTCAAACGGAAACGGAGGAATGGGAAAAACAGTCAGAACGGGAAACAGAAGGAGACATGACTGCGTTACCTTGTCCAGGTAGATGATGAGGGAGCCTCTGTCTGATAGGACTCTGCCCGTCTCATAGTTAGAAATGGTACGACCGCGGCCTCTGGagagctgcacacaaacacacgtattAAAGATCCATCcacggtgtgtgtgggtgtgtgtgtgggtgtgtgtgtgggtgtgtgtgtgtgtgtgtgtg is a window from the Takifugu rubripes chromosome 17, fTakRub1.2, whole genome shotgun sequence genome containing:
- the LOC101067488 gene encoding complement C3-like isoform X1 gives rise to the protein MRSGLDVCRPLVWLFAFCSSSTLIGLAGGSSLKVMSAPNILQVGTPVNVFVECQDCTGEDDIQVEILVLSYPTKSRRLASRFVTLRQVDHFQSFGVIRISPTDFSLEPNLKQYVFLQARFPDIQLEKVALVSFQSGYIYIQTDKTLYTPNSKLHYRMFAVTPHMEPVERDNQTDTSITVQIVSPEGIILESNTVFLQSGMYSGSYKLAEIVSIGLWRVEARFSSKPQMSYSSEFEVKEHVLPSFEVKLILESPFFYTDSQELTVEIKATYLFGEEVDGTAYGVFGVIHRGRKHSIPSSLQRVEITGGEGQVQLKKEHLSHYFQNIQDLVGSSMFVAVGVLTESGSEMVGAEFRGIKIVTSPYTLSFKRTPKYFKPGMSFDVMVEVANSDGSPAQGVNVVVDPGEVKGRTSANGLARLSINTDQGSQIITVTARTDVRAISPERQASTNMTATSYTTTSNSYLHIGVDRAQVSVGENLKVIFSFIMQDNTDKDITYLILSRGQLVKHGFYRTQGQTLISMTVPVTSNMMPSFRLIAYYHPSDNEVVSDSVWVDVQDSCLGSLKLETTTPSSSYEPRKMFGLKVTGDPGATVGLVAVDKGVFVLNNKHLLNQQKVWDTVESYDTGCTPGGGKNGISVFSDAGLLFVSNTASATPHRQEYSCPAPSRKKRDTTLRAMTTSLANQYEDQLQRDCCLDGIRDSPLSYSCERRSEYIGDEVACVEAFLRCCKEMETKKEDDLQVALSKRGEEDDSYMDSDEIVSRTQFPASWLWMDVKLPPCPETQPACPSTSMQKHIPLQDSITTWQFIGISLSRSLGICIAEPLEVIVRKDFFLDVKLPYFAVRGEQLQIKVLIYNYSPNPATVVVDLFEQQDLCSAAFKRGKHRQAVHVGRKTSLSVPFIVIPMKEGQYPIEVKAAVKDSMLSDGIKKTLRVVPDGIMVKVPKTVVINPEKIGEDGKQVEIINSRISPRDFVPNTPTSTQIYVTGRDQADKLENDINGESVGNLIYQPGGDGEENMIHLSLTVAATWYLDQTNQWEAVNIDRRNEALQHIRTGHLNQLTYRKTDGSFAAYPDQQSSTWLTAFVVKVLAMADKLVAVKRTGVCDAVEFLISRVQTRTGLFHEAGEVFHSAMMGDVLGTDSDASMTAFCLIAMQESQSICTHVTGLQASKAKAMVYLEMRLPTLINPYAVAIASYALANENKLRQDILFKFASPDSSYWQVPMGRVYTLEATAYSLLALVKSMAFEEATPVVRWLNKQQRVAGGFGSTQATILVYQALAEFWTSYKGPEYDLNVDILLPGRSKPDMYNFDRESRYTTRTSKMKSINQNVKVTATGKGEAVLKMVSLYYALPKDKDCPRFDLSVQLLPEKKDEDEATFQLTIKVLHKDLERDANMSVLDIGLLTGFDVNTQDLSLLSKGRARTISKYSVNPPESDRGALIIYLDKISHKRPEEIKFRIHQKFKVGVMQPAAVSVYEHALDDSNQTSCVRFYHPERTSGQLLRLCRGDECTCAEENCSMQKKGNISNDERTAKACETQQFNKIDYVYKVRLQDFTKSLSTDVYTVRVLDVIKEGNNDVAPEGKERIFLGFPHCRAALDLKKDQNYLIMGASKDIHVDRRDKLYQYVLGERTWVEYWPTESECETEQHRPTCQGMEELVREYTQYGCRQ
- the LOC101067488 gene encoding complement C3-like isoform X2, coding for MRSGLDVCRPLVWLFAFCSSSTLIGLAGGSSLKVMSAPNILQVGTPVNVFVECQDCTGEDDIQVEILVLSYPTKSRRLASRFVTLRQVDHFQSFGVIRISPTDFSLEPNLKQYVFLQARFPDIQLEKVALVSFQSGYIYIQTDKTLYTPNSKLHYRMFAVTPHMEPVERDNQTDTSITVQIVSPEGIILESNTVFLQSGMYSGSYKLAEIVSIGLWRVEARFSSKPQMSYSSEFEVKEHVLPSFEVKLILESPFFYTDSQELTVEIKATYLFGEEVDGTAYGVFGVIHRGRKHSIPSSLQRVEITGGEGQVQLKKEHLSHYFQNIQDLVGSSMFVAVGVLTESGSEMVGAEFRGIKIVTSPYTLSFKRTPKYFKPGMSFDVMVEVANSDGSPAQGVNVVVDPGEVKGRTSANGLARLSINTDQGSQIITVTARTDVRAISPERQASTNMTATSYTTTSNSYLHIGVDRAQVSVGENLKVIFSFIMQDNTDKDITYLILSRGQLVKHGFYRTQGQTLISMTVPVTSNMMPSFRLIAYYHPSDNEVVSDSVWVDVQDSCLGSLKLETTTPSSSYEPRKMFGLKVTGDPGATVGLVAVDKGVFVLNNKHLLNQQKVWDTVESYDTGCTPGGGKNGISVFSDAGLLFVSNTASATPHRQEYSCPAPSRKKRDTTLRAMTTSLANQYEDQLQRDCCLDGIRDSPLSYSCERRSEYIGDEVACVEAFLRCCKEMETKKEDDLQVALSKRGEEDDSYMDSDEIVSRTQFPASWLWMDVKLPPCPETQPACPSTSMQKHIPLQDSITTWQFIGISLSRSLGICIAEPLEVIVRKDFFLDVKLPYFAVRGEQLQIKVLIYNYSPNPATVVVDLFEQQDLCSAAFKRGKHRQAVHVGRKTSLSVPFIVIPMKEGQYPIEVKAAVKDSMLSDGIKKTLRVVPDGIMVKVPKTVVINPEKIGEDGKQVEIINSRISPRDFVPNTPTSTQIYVTGRDQADKLENDINGESVGNLIYQPGGDGEENMIHLSLTVAATWYLDQTNQWEAVNIDRRNEALQHIRTGHLNQLTYRKTDGSFAAYPDQQSSTWLTAFVVKVLAMADKLVAVKRTGVCDAVEFLISRVQTRTGLFHEAGEVFHSAMMGDVLGTDSDASMTAFCLIAMQESQSICTHVTGLQASKAKAMVYLEMRLPTLINPYAVAIASYALANENKLRQDILFKFASPDSSYWQVPMGRVYTLEATAYSLLALVKSMAFEEATPVVRWLNKQQRVAGGFGSTQATILVYQALAEFWTSYKGPEYDLNVDILLPGRSKPDMYNFDRESRYTTRTSKMKSINQNVKVTATGKGEAVLKMVSLYYALPKDKDCPRFDLSVQLLPEKKDEDEATFQLTIKVLHKDLERDANMSVLDIGLLTGFDVNTQDLSLLSKGRARTISKYSVNPPESDRGALIIYLDKISHKRPEEIKFRIHQKFKVGVMQPAAVSVYEHALDDSNQTSCVRFYHPERTSGQLLRLCRGDECTCAEENCSMQKKGNISNDERTAKACETQQFNKIDYVYKVRLQDFTKSLSTDVYTVRVLDVIKEGNNDVAPEGKERIFLGFPHCRAALDLKKDQNYLIMGASKDIHVDRRDKLYQYVLGERTWVEYWPTESECETEQHRPTCQGMEELVREYTQYGCRQ
- the LOC101067488 gene encoding complement C3-like isoform X3 encodes the protein MRSGLDVCRPLVWLFAFCSSSTLIGLAGGSSLKVMSAPNILQVGTPVNVFVECQDCTGEDDIQVEILVLSYPTKSRRLASRFVTLRQVDHFQSFGVIRISPTDFSLEPNLKQYVFLQARFPDIQLEKVALVSFQSGYIYIQTDKTLYTPNSKLHYRMFAVTPHMEPVERDNQTDTSITVQIVSPEGIILESNTVFLQSGMYSGSYKLAEIVSIGLWRVEARFSSKPQMSYSSEFEVKEHVLPSFEVKLILESPFFYTDSQELTVEIKATYLFGEEVDGTAYGVFGVIHRGRKHSIPSSLQRVEITGGEGQVQLKKEHLSHYFQNIQDLVGSSMFVAVGVLTESGSEMVGAEFRGIKIVTSPYTLSFKRTPKYFKPGMSFDVMVEVANSDGSPAQGVNVVVDPGEVKGRTSANGLARLSINTDQGSQIITVTARTDVRAISPERQASTNMTATSYTTTSNSYLHIGVDRAQVSVGENLKVIFSFIMQDNTDKDITYLILSRGQLVKHGFYRTQGQTLISMTVPVTSNMMPSFRLIAYYHPSDNEVVSDSVWVDVQDSCLGSLKLETTTPSSSYEPRKMFGLKVTGDPGATVGLVAVDKGVFVLNNKHLLNQQKVWDTVESYDTGCTPGGGKNGISVFSDAGLLFVSNTASATPHRQEYSCPAPSRKKRDTTLRAMTTSLANQYEDQLQRDCCLDGIRDSPLSYSCERRSEYIGDEVACVEAFLRCCKEMETKKEDDLQVALSEEDDSYMDSDEIVSRTQFPASWLWMDVKLPPCPETQPACPSTSMQKHIPLQDSITTWQFIGISLSRSLGICIAEPLEVIVRKDFFLDVKLPYFAVRGEQLQIKVLIYNYSPNPATVVVDLFEQQDLCSAAFKRGKHRQAVHVGRKTSLSVPFIVIPMKEGQYPIEVKAAVKDSMLSDGIKKTLRVVPDGIMVKVPKTVVINPEKIGEDGKQVEIINSRISPRDFVPNTPTSTQIYVTGRDQADKLENDINGESVGNLIYQPGGDGEENMIHLSLTVAATWYLDQTNQWEAVNIDRRNEALQHIRTGHLNQLTYRKTDGSFAAYPDQQSSTWLTAFVVKVLAMADKLVAVKRTGVCDAVEFLISRVQTRTGLFHEAGEVFHSAMMGDVLGTDSDASMTAFCLIAMQESQSICTHVTGLQASKAKAMVYLEMRLPTLINPYAVAIASYALANENKLRQDILFKFASPDSSYWQVPMGRVYTLEATAYSLLALVKSMAFEEATPVVRWLNKQQRVAGGFGSTQATILVYQALAEFWTSYKGPEYDLNVDILLPGRSKPDMYNFDRESRYTTRTSKMKSINQNVKVTATGKGEAVLKMVSLYYALPKDKDCPRFDLSVQLLPEKKDEDEATFQLTIKVLHKDLERDANMSVLDIGLLTGFDVNTQDLSLLSKGRARTISKYSVNPPESDRGALIIYLDKISHKRPEEIKFRIHQKFKVGVMQPAAVSVYEHALDDSNQTSCVRFYHPERTSGQLLRLCRGDECTCAEENCSMQKKGNISNDERTAKACETQQFNKIDYVYKVRLQDFTKSLSTDVYTVRVLDVIKEGNNDVAPEGKERIFLGFPHCRAALDLKKDQNYLIMGASKDIHVDRRDKLYQYVLGERTWVEYWPTESECETEQHRPTCQGMEELVREYTQYGCRQ